In Humulus lupulus chromosome 7, drHumLupu1.1, whole genome shotgun sequence, the following are encoded in one genomic region:
- the LOC133791528 gene encoding secreted RxLR effector protein 161-like: MLEKFGFTQVKHARTPIGTTSKLNKDESGDPVDPTLYRSMIGSLLYLTASHPDISFSVGLCARYQANRKQSHLTAVKRIFKYLAGTIEFGLWYSCDTTMSLVGYSDSDWAGSLDDRKSTSGGCFYIGNNLVSWFSKKQHSISLSTAEAEYIAAGSCCTQLIWLNKMLTNYGYPQKSLTLFCDSTSAINISKNPVQHSRTKHIDIRYHFIRNMVESKLLTISHVSTNAQLADLFTKALDAQTYAHLRTSIGLCII; this comes from the coding sequence ATGTTAGAAAAATTTGGTTTCACTCAGGTCAAACATGCACGCACTCCTATAGGCACTACCTCTAAACTCAACAAAGATGAATCTGGAGACCCGGTAGATCCAACCCTGTACCGTAGCATGATAGGAAGCCTGTTGTATCTCACAGCTAGTCATCCTGACATTTCctttagtgttggtctatgtgcCCGTTATCAAGCCAATCGTAAACAGTCTCATCTTACTGCTGTCAAACGTATTTTTAAATATCTTGCAGGGACTATCGAATTTGGTTTATGGTATTCATGTGATACAACTATGTCCCTGGTAGGGTATAGTGACTCTGATTGGGCAGGATCTCTAGATGATAGGAAAAGTACTTCTGGGGGTTGTTTCTATATTGGGAACAATTTGGTGTCTtggtttagcaagaaacaacATTCTATTTCACTCTCCACTGCTGAAGCAGAGTACATTGCGGCTGGCAGCTGTTGTACTCAGCTCATCTGGCTCAATAAGATGCTCACTAATTATGGCTATCCCCAAAAGTCATTGACCCTCTTTTGTGATAGCACAAGTGCCATTAACATTTCCAAAAACCCAGTTCAACATTCAAGGACCAAACACATTGACATACGTTATCATTTCATTAGAAACATGGTTGAGTCTAAATTGCTAACAATTTCTCATGTTTCCACTAATGCCCAGTTAGCAGATTTGTTTACAAAAGCTCTTGATGCTCAAACTTATGCACATCTCCGAACCAGCATTGGTCTCTGTATCATCTGA